A part of Prevotella melaninogenica genomic DNA contains:
- a CDS encoding CapA family protein — protein sequence MMKRHSIVLVVKVIICLLTPILLSFSWIGANDIDNKKTTFKETNDTLHIVITGDLLLDRGVREKINMVGVDALFSPAIDSLFHSSDYVIANLECPVTKIRERVFKRFIFRGEPEWLPALRRHGITHLNLANNHSIDQGRSGLLDTQEQIIKAGMIPIGAGKNMEEAAKPILISTTPRHVWVISSLRLPLENFPYLPQKPCVSQESIDSLILRVAHLRTTDKNSYILLILHWGWEHHFKATPQQRENAHKLIDAGADAIVGHHSHTLQTIETYRGKPIYYGIGNFIFDQRKPMNSRACIVEFSITTDNCKVKALPIEIKNCVPYLSE from the coding sequence ATAGGAGCTAATGACATTGATAACAAGAAGACTACTTTTAAAGAAACAAACGACACCTTACACATTGTTATCACAGGCGATTTGCTATTGGATAGAGGGGTAAGAGAGAAGATTAATATGGTGGGAGTTGATGCCCTATTCTCACCAGCTATCGACTCATTATTCCACTCTTCTGATTATGTAATAGCCAACTTAGAATGCCCAGTGACCAAAATTAGGGAACGTGTGTTCAAACGTTTCATCTTTAGAGGGGAACCAGAGTGGTTGCCTGCATTACGTCGACATGGGATAACTCACCTCAACTTAGCTAACAACCATAGTATTGACCAAGGCAGAAGTGGGCTTTTAGACACACAAGAGCAAATTATAAAGGCAGGAATGATACCTATTGGAGCTGGTAAAAATATGGAGGAAGCGGCTAAACCTATCCTCATCTCCACAACTCCACGACATGTCTGGGTAATTTCATCACTACGTTTACCATTAGAGAACTTCCCCTATCTACCTCAAAAGCCATGTGTTAGTCAAGAGAGTATAGATAGTCTTATCTTACGTGTTGCACATTTGAGGACAACTGATAAGAATAGTTACATCCTACTTATATTACATTGGGGATGGGAACATCATTTTAAAGCCACACCACAACAGCGTGAAAATGCGCATAAACTAATTGATGCAGGGGCTGATGCAATTGTTGGACACCATAGTCATACACTCCAAACGATTGAGACATATAGGGGGAAACCTATTTACTACGGTATTGGAAACTTTATATTCGACCAACGAAAACCGATGAATTCTCGGGCATGTATAGTAGAGTTTTCCATCACTACAGACAACTGTAAAGTTAAGGCTTTACCTATAGAAATCAAGAACTGCGTACCCTACCTTAGTGAATAG
- a CDS encoding HAD family hydrolase produces the protein MKDISLIAFDADDTLWECQTYFEAVEKGYCKLLSGYAPAEDVSKALFAVETANMPLLGYGSKAFLLSLLENAINVSDGKLKADEVKKIIELGKELLKLPGKPMDGVEETLRVLRDSGKYHLVVFTKGELLDQENKFHRSGLSSYFDDIIVVSDKTEKSYHQLCEQFSIDVGQLLMVGNSFRSDIEPVLKLGGWAAYVPFHTIWQHEIVEEYEHPHLLKLEFFRQLKYVL, from the coding sequence ATGAAAGATATATCGTTAATAGCCTTTGATGCTGATGATACTTTATGGGAATGTCAAACCTATTTTGAAGCAGTTGAAAAAGGATATTGTAAGTTACTAAGCGGTTATGCTCCTGCAGAGGACGTGTCAAAAGCGCTGTTTGCAGTTGAAACAGCAAATATGCCGCTCTTGGGTTATGGTAGTAAGGCTTTCTTACTATCCCTCTTGGAAAATGCAATAAACGTAAGTGATGGAAAACTTAAAGCTGACGAGGTTAAGAAGATTATAGAGTTGGGAAAAGAACTTCTTAAGTTGCCAGGAAAGCCTATGGATGGTGTTGAAGAAACATTGAGAGTCTTACGTGATTCAGGAAAATATCATTTAGTTGTCTTTACAAAGGGAGAATTGCTTGATCAAGAGAATAAGTTTCATCGTTCTGGCTTAAGTTCCTATTTTGATGATATCATAGTCGTTTCAGATAAAACAGAAAAGTCATATCACCAGTTATGTGAGCAATTTTCTATTGATGTAGGACAGCTCTTGATGGTGGGTAATTCTTTTCGTTCGGATATTGAGCCAGTTTTGAAATTGGGTGGATGGGCTGCATACGTCCCATTTCATACTATATGGCAGCATGAAATTGTAGAGGAGTACGAACACCCTCACTTGTTAAAATTGGAATTTTTCAGACAGTTAAAGTACGTTTTGTAA
- the nrdD gene encoding anaerobic ribonucleoside-triphosphate reductase yields MEMKNFTITKRDGSKDRFSLDKIMNAILKAFESVNEPTDLGTLSKIIANLDIKNDIKVEDIQNQVELALMKEGYYHVAKSFIVYRQQHTEDRETLEKMKFLSDYCVASNAATGSKFDANANVEHKNIATLIGELPKQGFIRLNRRLLVDRIKKMYGKDLADEYIDLLNHHFIYKNDETNLANYCASITMYPWLIGGTTSIGGNSTAPTNLKSFCGGFINMVFMVSSMLAGACATPEFLMYMNYFIQKEYGKDYWKRADEVVDLSLRKRTIDKVLTDYFEQIVYSLNQPTGARNYQAVFWNISYYDRPYFESLFGDFYFPDGSQPDWESLSWLQKCFMTWFNQERLKTVLTFPVETMALLAENGECKDKEWGDFAAKMYSEGHSFFTYMSDNADSLSSCCRLRNEIQDNGFSYTLGAGGVSTGSKSVLTINLNRCIQYAVNNNLDYKEYLTHIIKLCHKVQLAYNENLKELLRNHMLPLFDAGYINIDRQYLTIGINGLVEAAEFMGLDITPNEDYKKFVQTVLGLIETQNKAFRTKEAMFNCEMIPAENVGVKHAKWDSEDGYFVPRNCYNSYFYRVEDNSLTILDKFKLHGAPYIEHLTGGSALHMNLEEHLSEPQYRQLLRVAAQEGCNYFTFNIPNTICNDCGHIDKRYMHECPHCHSKNVDYLTRIIGYMKRVSNFSAPRQEEAHRRFYAGEDKYTVNTINEKTCKEAIAETEQA; encoded by the coding sequence ATGGAAATGAAGAACTTTACAATCACAAAGCGTGATGGTTCAAAGGATCGATTCTCCCTCGACAAAATTATGAATGCCATCCTCAAGGCATTCGAAAGTGTCAATGAGCCTACTGATTTAGGTACTTTATCAAAAATCATCGCTAACCTGGATATCAAAAACGACATCAAGGTAGAAGATATCCAAAATCAAGTAGAACTTGCACTCATGAAAGAAGGCTATTACCATGTAGCAAAGAGTTTCATTGTCTATCGTCAGCAACACACTGAAGACCGTGAGACACTTGAAAAGATGAAGTTCCTCTCAGACTATTGCGTAGCCTCCAATGCAGCGACTGGTTCAAAATTTGATGCCAACGCTAATGTAGAACATAAAAACATTGCAACACTTATTGGTGAACTTCCTAAACAAGGCTTCATTCGTCTCAACCGTAGATTACTTGTTGATCGTATCAAGAAGATGTATGGTAAGGATTTAGCCGATGAATATATTGACCTCCTCAACCACCATTTTATATATAAGAATGATGAGACAAATCTCGCAAACTATTGTGCATCTATAACAATGTACCCATGGTTGATTGGTGGTACAACTTCTATTGGAGGCAACTCTACTGCACCAACTAATCTGAAAAGTTTCTGTGGTGGCTTTATTAATATGGTGTTCATGGTTTCATCTATGCTTGCTGGTGCTTGTGCAACACCAGAATTCCTTATGTACATGAACTACTTTATTCAAAAAGAATATGGTAAAGACTATTGGAAACGTGCTGATGAGGTAGTTGATCTCAGCCTTAGAAAGCGTACGATAGACAAGGTTCTTACTGATTACTTTGAACAGATTGTCTATTCATTGAACCAGCCAACAGGTGCCCGCAATTATCAAGCTGTTTTCTGGAACATATCATACTACGACCGTCCATACTTCGAGTCGCTCTTTGGAGACTTCTACTTCCCAGATGGTTCACAACCTGACTGGGAGAGTCTTTCATGGTTGCAGAAATGCTTTATGACTTGGTTCAACCAAGAGCGTCTAAAAACAGTACTCACTTTCCCTGTTGAGACAATGGCTTTATTAGCTGAGAATGGTGAATGCAAGGATAAGGAATGGGGTGATTTTGCTGCTAAAATGTATTCTGAGGGACATAGTTTCTTCACTTATATGAGCGATAATGCTGACTCACTCAGTTCATGTTGTCGTCTGCGCAATGAAATCCAAGACAATGGTTTCTCCTATACTCTCGGTGCTGGTGGTGTATCAACTGGTTCTAAGAGCGTACTGACCATTAACCTCAACCGTTGTATTCAGTATGCTGTTAACAATAACCTTGATTATAAGGAGTACCTGACCCATATTATCAAATTATGCCATAAGGTTCAGTTAGCATACAATGAGAATCTTAAAGAATTACTGCGCAACCACATGTTACCACTCTTTGATGCAGGATATATTAATATTGACCGACAATATCTTACAATAGGAATCAATGGTCTTGTTGAAGCTGCAGAGTTCATGGGACTTGATATCACTCCAAATGAAGATTACAAGAAGTTTGTACAGACTGTACTTGGCTTGATTGAAACACAGAACAAGGCTTTCCGTACCAAGGAAGCAATGTTCAACTGTGAGATGATCCCTGCAGAAAATGTAGGAGTAAAGCATGCAAAATGGGATTCTGAAGATGGTTATTTCGTTCCACGTAACTGTTATAACAGCTACTTCTATCGTGTAGAAGATAATTCATTGACTATTCTTGACAAGTTTAAATTGCACGGAGCACCTTATATAGAACATCTTACAGGTGGTTCTGCACTTCACATGAATCTTGAAGAGCATCTTTCTGAACCACAGTATCGCCAACTATTACGTGTTGCAGCACAGGAGGGTTGTAATTACTTTACATTCAACATTCCTAATACTATCTGTAATGACTGTGGGCATATTGATAAACGCTATATGCACGAATGTCCACATTGTCATTCTAAAAATGTTGATTACCTCACCCGCATCATTGGCTACATGAAGAGAGTAAGTAATTTCTCTGCCCCACGCCAGGAGGAAGCACATCGCCGTTTCTATGCAGGAGAAGACAAATATACTGTTAATACAATCAACGAGAAAACATGCAAAGAGGCAATTGCTGAAACAGAACAAGCATAA
- a CDS encoding IS1634 family transposase, translating into MHANVQTRFNPATGDMAPYYRIKESYRDVQGHVHSLILLNIGFEPSLTAVQVRKIAYALTERFKNRSTPSLFKEHLDGLTPIEQAKADEWWSRMEQEGGIDRFNKEEQKSLRKYENYVDLETAKYTDARNVGAEWLCKQTIDKLQLEGFLRRNGWTENTIHTALSALIVRTVYAVSERSSYYYLRDNSAAGELYSGVPGWTPGINSLYKVTDKLYELKEQLERHLCNVTDDLFNIDNKLMLFDLTNFYFEGSKRNSDKAKFGRSKEKRSDCKLLVLALCINKEGFIRYSSILEGNTADPKSLPDMIDTLAKRNPSRTKDTLVVMDAGVATEENLELIKRKGYNYLCVSRTKMKDYTLSDDNRSVTVMDARRQKITLKEVKTEDNKDYYLEITSPSKAMTESSMNRVWRERFEMELQRINDGISKKGGTKTYEKVVERTGRAIQKYPSIAKFYQISYIKDEKKPKQMLRIDWEIKDLSAMESGHGVYFLRSNVRTLDERVTWEYYNLIREIECTNRQLKNDLNLRPIYHQKDERSDAHLFFGLLAYWVVNTIRCQLKREGESCYWTEIVRRMSTQKLVTTKGKNPLGENIEMRQCSSPSKQAKQIYDKLNLKHSPYKKNKICRTQNP; encoded by the coding sequence ATGCACGCAAATGTACAGACACGATTCAACCCTGCAACAGGCGACATGGCTCCTTATTATCGCATTAAGGAGTCATATCGTGACGTGCAGGGTCATGTACATTCGCTAATTCTGTTGAACATCGGTTTTGAACCTTCACTTACTGCCGTACAGGTTCGAAAAATTGCATACGCACTTACCGAACGCTTCAAAAACAGAAGTACACCCTCGCTTTTCAAGGAACATCTTGACGGACTTACTCCTATTGAACAGGCAAAGGCTGACGAATGGTGGAGCCGTATGGAGCAAGAAGGTGGAATCGATAGGTTTAACAAGGAAGAGCAGAAGTCGCTGAGAAAATATGAGAACTACGTTGACCTTGAGACGGCAAAATATACTGACGCAAGGAATGTCGGTGCTGAGTGGCTCTGCAAGCAGACGATAGACAAACTGCAATTAGAGGGTTTCCTGCGCAGAAACGGCTGGACAGAGAATACGATACACACGGCTTTGTCAGCATTGATTGTTCGCACAGTATATGCAGTTTCTGAACGTTCGTCTTATTATTATTTGCGCGATAACTCTGCTGCTGGTGAACTTTATAGTGGAGTTCCTGGCTGGACACCAGGAATCAATTCTCTATATAAAGTCACTGACAAATTATATGAACTAAAGGAACAGTTAGAGCGTCATCTGTGCAACGTTACTGACGACCTTTTTAATATAGACAACAAGTTGATGCTCTTCGACTTAACCAACTTCTATTTCGAGGGCAGTAAGCGTAACAGCGACAAGGCCAAGTTCGGTCGGTCAAAAGAAAAACGCTCTGACTGTAAGCTACTTGTACTTGCACTATGTATCAATAAAGAAGGTTTTATACGTTATTCTTCTATCTTGGAGGGTAATACAGCAGACCCCAAGTCTCTGCCCGATATGATTGACACGCTGGCAAAGAGGAATCCATCACGGACAAAGGATACGCTCGTTGTCATGGATGCAGGTGTTGCCACGGAAGAGAACTTGGAGCTGATTAAAAGAAAAGGTTACAATTATCTCTGCGTATCTCGTACGAAAATGAAGGACTATACGCTCAGTGATGATAACAGGAGTGTTACGGTAATGGATGCCCGTCGGCAGAAGATAACGCTGAAAGAGGTTAAGACAGAGGATAACAAGGATTATTATCTCGAAATAACATCTCCTTCGAAAGCTATGACAGAGTCGTCCATGAACAGGGTCTGGAGAGAGCGTTTTGAGATGGAACTGCAGAGAATAAACGATGGAATCTCCAAGAAAGGTGGAACGAAAACCTATGAAAAGGTTGTTGAACGTACAGGACGTGCCATACAGAAGTACCCATCTATAGCGAAGTTCTATCAGATAAGCTACATAAAAGATGAGAAGAAACCCAAGCAGATGCTGCGCATAGACTGGGAGATAAAAGACCTCTCCGCAATGGAATCTGGTCACGGAGTATACTTCCTCCGCAGCAATGTCAGGACACTTGATGAGCGTGTGACATGGGAATACTACAATCTCATTCGTGAGATAGAATGCACGAACAGGCAACTAAAGAATGATCTCAACCTCCGTCCTATCTATCATCAGAAAGATGAGAGAAGCGACGCACACCTCTTCTTCGGTTTATTAGCCTATTGGGTGGTAAACACCATCCGTTGTCAATTAAAACGAGAAGGAGAATCCTGTTACTGGACCGAGATTGTACGACGTATGAGCACCCAGAAGCTCGTCACAACAAAAGGGAAGAATCCATTAGGAGAGAACATCGAGATGCGCCAATGTAGTAGTCCTTCGAAGCAAGCAAAACAGATATACGATAAGTTGAACTTAAAACACTCACCATACAAAAAGAATAAAATTTGTAGGACACAGAACCCATAA
- a CDS encoding OmpH family outer membrane protein, whose translation MKKSFSKMTVLAMAAFAFVACNNQPAKNDTTTNKTETSTATPAASNQKVAYVEIDSIMSQYTYWKDVTKLIKVKEANIQRTLAGKQKAIQAAAANFQQNIQANKYTQAQAQQIQASIQKQAQDADALQQRLGAEYQNEVAKYNKALSDSVHNYLKEYNKDKKYSIILAKSGDNILYADPAYNITDDVVKGMNQAYKGMKK comes from the coding sequence ATGAAGAAATCATTTAGCAAAATGACTGTGCTTGCAATGGCAGCATTTGCTTTTGTTGCATGTAACAATCAGCCAGCAAAAAATGACACAACAACTAACAAGACTGAAACTTCCACAGCTACTCCAGCTGCAAGTAATCAGAAGGTTGCTTATGTAGAGATTGATTCTATTATGAGTCAGTATACTTATTGGAAGGATGTAACCAAGCTTATAAAGGTTAAGGAAGCTAACATTCAACGTACACTTGCGGGCAAGCAGAAGGCTATTCAGGCAGCAGCTGCTAACTTCCAGCAGAATATTCAGGCAAATAAATACACACAGGCGCAGGCACAGCAGATTCAAGCAAGCATTCAGAAGCAGGCGCAGGATGCCGATGCGCTTCAGCAGCGTCTTGGTGCAGAGTATCAGAACGAGGTCGCTAAGTATAACAAAGCTCTTTCTGATAGTGTTCATAACTACTTGAAAGAATATAATAAGGATAAGAAGTATAGCATCATTCTTGCTAAGAGTGGTGACAATATCCTTTATGCAGATCCAGCTTATAATATCACAGATGATGTTGTAAAGGGAATGAACCAAGCTTACAAAGGTATGAAGAAGTAA
- a CDS encoding aminoacyl-histidine dipeptidase: MANVELKPACVFEQFAKINQIPRPSKHEEQMISYLQEFAKERNLDVKVDKVGNVLISKPATKGMENVPTVVLQSHMDMVCDKLVDIDFDFNKDAIQTYVDGEWLHAKGTTLGADDGIGMAYELAILDSNDIEHGPIECLFTRDEETGLTGAFGLEAGFMTGNYLINLDSEDEGQIFVSCAGGNSTTAVFNFERENAPEDYFFMEASLKGLVGGHSGDDINKKRANAIKLLARFLYAEQSKMDLRLSYWNSGKLHNAIPRDGKVLFAVPSANKETVKVDWNIFSAEVEDEFHVTDTAMVWNLESANAAPVMPKQISHNIILALQALDNGPLTNCQDEALAYMVETSSNVASIQTEGNKLTVVSSQRSNVMSNLVNMTNTVRACFELAGAEIVVDDSYPAWKMNPKSELVHVAVEQYKNIFGKEPLVLGIHAGLECGLFSEKYPQLDMISFGPTLRYVHTPDECLLIPTVQMVWDHLLAILKNIK, from the coding sequence ATGGCAAATGTAGAATTAAAACCTGCTTGTGTCTTTGAGCAGTTCGCTAAAATCAACCAAATACCACGCCCATCTAAGCATGAAGAGCAGATGATTAGTTATTTACAGGAGTTTGCTAAAGAGCGCAACCTTGATGTAAAGGTTGATAAGGTTGGCAATGTCCTAATTTCTAAACCTGCCACGAAGGGCATGGAGAATGTGCCAACGGTTGTTCTTCAGAGTCACATGGACATGGTATGTGACAAACTGGTTGATATAGATTTTGACTTTAATAAGGATGCTATTCAAACCTATGTTGATGGTGAGTGGCTTCATGCAAAGGGTACAACGCTCGGTGCTGATGATGGTATTGGTATGGCGTATGAGTTGGCAATTCTTGATTCTAACGATATTGAGCACGGACCAATCGAATGCCTCTTTACACGTGACGAAGAGACTGGTTTGACAGGTGCTTTCGGTCTTGAAGCTGGTTTCATGACAGGAAACTATCTTATCAACCTCGATTCAGAAGATGAAGGACAAATCTTTGTAAGCTGTGCGGGTGGTAATAGCACTACGGCAGTTTTCAACTTCGAGCGTGAGAATGCACCTGAAGATTATTTCTTCATGGAGGCAAGTCTGAAGGGTCTTGTGGGTGGTCACTCAGGTGACGACATCAATAAGAAACGTGCTAATGCAATAAAACTGCTTGCACGCTTCCTTTATGCTGAGCAGTCTAAGATGGACCTTCGTTTGAGCTACTGGAATTCGGGTAAATTGCACAATGCTATTCCACGTGATGGCAAGGTGCTCTTCGCTGTTCCATCTGCTAATAAAGAAACTGTTAAGGTAGACTGGAATATTTTCAGTGCAGAAGTTGAGGATGAGTTCCATGTTACTGACACAGCAATGGTATGGAATCTTGAGAGCGCAAATGCAGCACCTGTTATGCCAAAGCAGATTTCTCATAATATTATTCTTGCTTTACAAGCACTCGACAATGGACCGCTGACCAATTGTCAGGATGAAGCATTGGCATACATGGTTGAGACATCAAGCAATGTTGCAAGCATACAGACAGAGGGAAACAAGCTAACTGTTGTTTCTTCACAGCGTTCTAACGTAATGAGCAACTTGGTAAATATGACCAATACTGTTCGTGCATGCTTTGAATTAGCTGGTGCAGAGATTGTTGTTGACGACAGCTATCCAGCTTGGAAGATGAATCCAAAATCAGAATTAGTCCATGTTGCAGTTGAGCAATACAAGAACATTTTCGGTAAGGAACCACTTGTACTTGGCATCCATGCAGGTCTTGAGTGTGGACTCTTCTCAGAGAAGTATCCACAGCTGGATATGATTAGCTTCGGTCCAACACTCCGCTATGTTCACACACCTGACGAGTGTCTTCTCATTCCAACAGTTCAAATGGTATGGGATCATCTGCTCGCTATTCTTAAGAACATCAAATAA
- the htpG gene encoding molecular chaperone HtpG, whose amino-acid sequence MQKGNIGVTTENIFPVIKKFLYSDHDIFLREMVSNAVDATQKLKTLSTTGDFKGEQGNLSVRISLDEKAGTLTFSDHGIGMTAEEIEKYINQIAFSGVSDFLEKYQDKAEAIIGHFGLGFYSSFMVAKKVEIITKSYKEGSKAVKWSCDGSPEYTLEDAEKEERGSDVILYIDDDCKEFLQKSKIEELLNKYCKFMAVPIVFGKKTEWKDGKMVDTEEDNVINSIDPLWVKAPSTLKDEDYKSFYRTLFPMNEEPLFWIHLNVDYPFNLTGILYFPRVKNNIELQRNKIQLYCNQVFVTDQVEGIVPEFLTLLHGVIDSPDIPLNVSRSYLQSDANVKKISTYITKKVADRLQSIFKENRKEFEEKWNDLKLFINYGMLSDSDFYERAKDFSLFKDTDGKYFTFEEYKTLIKDNQTDKDGVLVNLYTNNKEEQYSYIEAAKQKGYSIIEASGQLDVPLLSMLEQNQEKTRYVRVDSDIVDRIIQKEDAPKNNLSADETDNLSEAFRSQIPAIEKADFTVDVQSLGESFQPVLVTQNEYMRRMKEMSQFQQGMGFYAQLPDSYNLVLNADHPLVKKVLDDITANTAEELKPVASELKGQEARLAALHQAQDNKKSEELTQEEKDDMQNTQKTVSELQNKKKAIVAAYAKGNDVVQQLIDLALLQNGMLQGAALDKFLKRSISLIK is encoded by the coding sequence ATGCAAAAAGGAAATATTGGGGTTACAACAGAGAACATTTTCCCCGTTATCAAAAAGTTCTTATATTCAGATCATGACATCTTCTTGCGTGAGATGGTGTCAAATGCAGTGGATGCTACCCAGAAACTGAAGACACTTTCAACAACAGGTGACTTCAAGGGCGAGCAGGGCAACTTAAGCGTACGCATCAGCTTGGATGAGAAAGCAGGGACATTGACATTCAGCGACCATGGTATTGGTATGACCGCTGAAGAAATAGAGAAGTATATCAACCAGATTGCATTCTCTGGAGTCAGCGACTTCCTTGAAAAATACCAAGACAAGGCAGAGGCAATTATCGGTCATTTCGGTCTTGGTTTCTATTCTTCTTTCATGGTTGCAAAGAAGGTTGAGATTATAACAAAGAGTTATAAGGAAGGCAGCAAGGCTGTGAAATGGAGTTGTGATGGCAGCCCAGAGTATACGCTTGAAGATGCAGAAAAGGAGGAGCGCGGTAGCGATGTCATCCTTTATATTGATGATGACTGCAAGGAATTCTTACAGAAGTCAAAGATTGAGGAGCTACTGAATAAGTACTGCAAGTTTATGGCTGTTCCAATCGTCTTTGGTAAGAAGACGGAGTGGAAAGATGGGAAAATGGTTGACACAGAAGAGGATAATGTAATCAATAGTATTGATCCTTTGTGGGTTAAAGCACCATCTACTTTGAAGGATGAGGATTACAAGAGCTTCTATCGTACCCTCTTCCCAATGAATGAGGAACCCTTGTTCTGGATTCATCTGAATGTTGATTATCCATTCAACCTCACGGGTATTCTCTATTTCCCACGTGTTAAGAACAATATCGAACTGCAGCGAAATAAGATTCAGCTCTATTGTAATCAGGTATTTGTTACCGATCAGGTGGAAGGTATTGTACCAGAGTTCCTTACATTACTTCATGGTGTTATTGATTCACCAGACATTCCTCTGAACGTAAGTCGTAGCTACTTACAGAGTGATGCCAACGTGAAGAAGATTTCAACCTATATTACAAAGAAAGTTGCTGACCGTTTGCAGAGTATCTTCAAGGAAAATCGTAAAGAGTTTGAAGAGAAATGGAACGACCTAAAACTCTTTATAAATTATGGGATGCTCTCTGATTCTGACTTCTACGAGCGTGCAAAAGACTTCTCTCTTTTCAAAGATACTGATGGTAAGTACTTTACCTTTGAGGAGTATAAGACACTCATAAAGGACAACCAAACTGACAAAGATGGTGTTCTCGTTAATCTCTATACAAATAACAAGGAGGAACAATATAGCTATATCGAGGCTGCAAAGCAGAAGGGTTATAGTATTATTGAGGCAAGTGGACAGTTAGATGTACCTTTGCTTTCAATGCTTGAGCAGAATCAGGAAAAGACACGTTATGTTCGTGTTGATTCAGATATCGTTGACCGCATTATTCAGAAGGAGGATGCTCCAAAGAATAATCTGTCAGCAGATGAAACTGACAATTTGTCAGAAGCTTTCCGTTCACAGATTCCTGCTATCGAGAAAGCAGACTTCACAGTTGACGTACAGTCACTCGGAGAGTCTTTCCAGCCAGTTCTCGTAACACAGAACGAGTATATGCGCCGTATGAAGGAAATGAGTCAGTTCCAGCAGGGAATGGGCTTCTACGCTCAGCTGCCTGATTCTTACAACCTCGTTCTGAATGCTGATCACCCATTAGTAAAGAAGGTGCTTGACGATATTACTGCTAACACAGCAGAGGAATTGAAGCCAGTAGCCAGTGAGTTGAAGGGACAGGAGGCACGCTTGGCTGCTCTACATCAGGCTCAGGACAACAAGAAGTCTGAGGAACTGACACAAGAGGAGAAGGATGATATGCAGAATACCCAGAAGACTGTTTCAGAACTTCAGAACAAGAAGAAAGCTATTGTTGCTGCATACGCTAAGGGAAATGATGTTGTTCAGCAGCTCATCGACTTGGCATTGCTACAAAATGGTATGCTTCAGGGAGCTGCACTTGATAAGTTCCTCAAGCGTTCTATCAGCTTGATTAAGTAA
- the mtgA gene encoding monofunctional biosynthetic peptidoglycan transglycosylase, with product MIKKFFKVIRWVLSLTFISTILAVVAYRFIPVYFTPLMISRCFEQIGKGESVKLYHDWIPLEKMPKSMPVAVMASEDQRFLIHHGFDYQAIEKAAEDHLKKGKKLRGGSTISQQTAKNVFLWQGRSWLRKGLEVYFTFLIETLWSKQRIMEVYLNSIEMGDGIYGVEACAEHNFGKEAIQLTRRDCALIAATLPNPRRFSSKTPGPYMRKRIGQIEHQMTFITAFPEEH from the coding sequence ATGATCAAGAAGTTTTTTAAAGTGATAAGATGGGTGCTGTCCCTTACCTTTATCTCCACAATATTGGCGGTAGTTGCCTATCGCTTTATCCCAGTTTACTTTACCCCTTTGATGATTAGCCGTTGTTTTGAACAGATTGGTAAAGGAGAATCTGTTAAGCTTTATCACGACTGGATTCCCTTAGAAAAAATGCCAAAATCAATGCCAGTGGCAGTAATGGCAAGTGAGGATCAACGCTTTCTAATACATCACGGCTTCGACTATCAGGCTATCGAAAAAGCTGCCGAAGACCATTTAAAGAAAGGTAAGAAACTACGTGGTGGTTCTACAATCTCTCAGCAAACGGCAAAGAATGTCTTTCTATGGCAGGGGCGTTCATGGCTAAGAAAAGGATTAGAGGTTTATTTCACTTTCCTTATAGAAACCTTGTGGAGTAAACAGCGTATTATGGAGGTTTATCTTAATTCTATAGAAATGGGCGATGGTATCTATGGTGTGGAAGCCTGTGCTGAACATAATTTCGGAAAGGAAGCCATACAGCTTACTCGAAGAGATTGTGCACTCATAGCAGCTACATTACCCAATCCACGTCGATTCTCTTCCAAGACTCCAGGACCTTATATGCGTAAGCGAATTGGACAGATTGAACACCAGATGACTTTTATTACAGCTTTTCCTGAAGAACATTAA